Proteins from a single region of Mytilus trossulus isolate FHL-02 chromosome 2, PNRI_Mtr1.1.1.hap1, whole genome shotgun sequence:
- the LOC134707365 gene encoding transient receptor potential cation channel subfamily V member 5-like, translated as MDKNTRRHFITLLDTNPDRFLQELSSGIKANSNEKVRELLTIMENKCSPLHCMKQYREGEDKSETLLHMAVKYEDDFDIIKRIIDLCPDLLSLARETSENYQGQTPLHIAITRGDDNVTELLLSSSNLESERKQYSSRTKLTMINTPAVGRIFANTVMMGELPLSVAALTFNETIVDLLLDHGANMHSENSCGDTVLHSLVKYAAVYPNKTDNVIHMFTYLIERMRESNSSHGRYQGIDTDIFLKEDSYVWFLKNDEFLTPLQLSAKLGVVEIFQFIINLENVYSFVSTHDGLFDVKLYDITEIDTVANHHVASTTTANEGYGSKKVSRNIDGVSRTSIKSKTNCNPFKCSQFDNPETESILEMMFDFDYQSHSAFRIIETIPVKNIILEKWQKLRYIYFIWGFLHVLMTVFLTMEIVIRSELYALKTASNTSTLEITVPDASRTFAEFVSWMSVVLGGGVYCLMVLLLLIAKKRRPNTLRYIFHNLGYVFFLIAFSVSLFVDFFMTRTKSTHDNIALILAVIAGWWFSVFFLRAIRLFSFFTEMIRRVIIGDLLRFSVIISFMLFAFTAGMYAVFVGAVSLDQQTPAYEEAVTEHFSSFGGAMLTMFKLMLGLDDFGVLNQARIPGLAIALYIVFALLTYVLLINSLIAMMSQTCAVVLEDRYPQWRLQQLSVVLFLEDLFCLSCIRHIFGSPGTEKEIRGFDPVSKQNKIYSRYFLKIHSLQTNYASEEDREAMKKTEKEKEPIRMDGSLRSDQGTLNYLLKTGYAPSIRRRTTRRMNRPEMETPSISIDDVSSTQRKKSPRRNKHLSRVREEEEIITKQSAAKLGSEPDLIKSEKSPQSRRRRYHSENMHEKENRKSPSVASVASDYTRSDGLLTPVENKLHVHGHFNSCPERKELFIPNGYPHVDIEPYPHASE; from the coding sequence atggataaaaatacaCGACGACATTTCATCACACTACTGGATACGAATCCTGATAGATTTTTACAAGAACTTTCGTCCGGAATAAAAGCAAATTCAAACGAAAAAGTCCGCGAACTGCTCACTATAATGGAAAACAAATGTAGTCCTTTACACTGCATGAAACAATACCGCGAAGGTGAAGATAAAAGTGAGACTTTACTTCATATGGCCGTAAAATACGAAgatgattttgatattataaagAGAATAATTGATTTATGTCCAGACTTGCTGTCTCTGGCAAGGGAAACGTCCGAGAACTACCAAGGACAAACACCACTTCATATCGCAATAACTAGAGGCGATGATAATGTAACAGAATTATTGCTTTCGTCGTCGAATTTAGAATCGGAGAGAAAGCAGTATTCAAGCCGGACGAAATTAACTATGATTAATACACCAGCAGTTGGCCGAATATTTGCTAATACGGTAATGATGGGTGAACTACCATTAAGTGTTGCGGCATTAACTTTTAACGAAACCATCGTGGATCTCTTGTTAGATCATGGTGCTAATATGCATTCTGAAAACAGTTGTGGGGACACTGTTTTACATTCTCTGGTAAAATACGCTGCTGTTTATCCAAACAAAACTGACAATGTTATTCACATGTTTACATACCTCATAGAAAGGATGAGAGAGAGTAATTCAAGTCATGGTCGATACCAAGGCATTGATACCGACATATTCTTAAAAGAAGATTCATATGTCTGGTTTTTGAAAAACGACGAATTTCTAACGCCATTGCAACTATCCGCTAAACTAGGAgttgttgaaatttttcaatttataattaaTCTTGAAAACGTCTACTCATTTGTAAGCACACACGACGGACTGTTTGACGTAAAATTGTATGATATCACCGAAATTGATACGGTTGCTAATCACCACGTGGCATCAACTACTACCGCAAACGAAGGCTACGGAAGTAAAAAGGTTTCCAGAAATATTGACGGTGTTTCTCGTACAAGTATCAAGTCAAAAACGAATTGCAACCCTTTTAAATGCAGTCAGTTTGATAATCCAGAAACTGAGTCAATTTTAGAAATGATGTTTGATTTCGACTACCAGAGTCATTCTGCCTTCAGAATAATTGAAACGATACCAGTAAAGAATATAATTCTTGAAAAATGGCAGAAGTTAAggtacatttatttcatatggGGCTTTCTGCATGTGTTAATGACCGTGTTTTTAACTATGGAAATAGTCATCAGGTCCGAGTTATATGCCCTCAAAACTGCTTCAAACACAAGTACACTCGAAATTACTGTCCCGGACGCATCTAGGACTTTTGCTGAATTTGTATCCTGGATGAGTGTCGTTCTTGGTGGTGGTGTCTATTGCTTAATGGTTCTTTTGTTGCTGATTGCAAAGAAAAGGAGACCGAATACACTTCGATATATTTTTCACAACTTAGGatacgtattttttttaattgcgtttTCTGTAAGTTTATTTGTTGACTTTTTCATGACAAGAACCAAAAGCACACACGACAATATTGCTTTGATACTAGCCGTAATTGCTGGTTGGTGGTTTTCCGTATTTTTCTTACGTGCTATCCGGCTATTTAGTTTTTTCACAGAAATGATTCGAAGAGTCATTATAGGAGATCTTTTGCGATTTTCAGTCATTATTTCATTCATGTTGTTTGCATTTACAGCAGGCATGTATGCCGTTTTTGTCGGTGCTGTTAGTTTAGATCAGCAAACTCCTGCATATGAGGAAGCTGTAACTGAACACTTTAGTAGTTTTGGAGGTGCCATGTTaactatgtttaaactaatgttAGGTTTGGATGATTTTGGAGTTTTAAATCAAGCCAGAATTCCAGGTTTAGCAATAGCGCTTTACATAGTGTTTGCGTTGCTTACTTACGTGCTGTTAATAAATTCACTTATAGCCATGATGTCACAGACATGCGCAGTGGTTCTTGAAGATAGATACCCACAATGGCGACTGCAACAACTTTCTGTCGTGTTATTCCTAGAAGATCTCTTTTGTTTATCTTGCATTCGACATATATTTGGATCTCCGGGAACAGAGAAAGAAATCCGCGGATTTGACCCAGtttcaaagcaaaataaaatttacagtcgatactttttaaaaatacattcgTTACAAACAAACTATGCCTCAGAGGAAGATCGAGAAGCTATGAAAAAGACAGAGAAAGAAAAAGAGCCAATCCGAATGGACGGATCGTTACGGTCTGATCAAGGAACATTAAATTATCTTTTGAAAACAGGATATGCACCGTCCATTCGTAGACGGACCACCCGTAGAATGAACCGACCGGAAATGGAAACGCCATCTATAAGCATTGATGATGTAAGTAGTACACAACGAAAGAAATCACCCAGAAGAAATAAGCATCTCAGTAGAGTGAGGGAAGAAGAggaaataataacaaaacagtCGGCTGCAAAGTTAGGTTCTGAACCAGATTTGATCAAGTCAGAAAAATCGCCTCAGAGCAGAAGGCGACGATACCATTCGGAAAACATGCATGAAAAGGAAAATAGAAAATCGCCGTCTGTTGCCTCAGTGGCGAGTGATTATACTCGGTCAGATGGATTACTTACTCCCGTCGAAAATAAATTGCATGTTCATGGTCATTTTAACAGTTGCCCTGAGAGAAAAGAACTTTTTATTCCGAATGGATATCCTCACGTTGATATAGAGCCATATCCTCATGCAAGTGAATGA